Proteins encoded within one genomic window of Ranitomeya variabilis isolate aRanVar5 chromosome 4, aRanVar5.hap1, whole genome shotgun sequence:
- the LOC143769116 gene encoding uncharacterized protein LOC143769116: MELLMMTNPTAQKKYVPRHEYEEQPTPSRKMQITKQEAWAMMAKELCKDLDEDEEEQKEDKTGEKKEIKIRIKIGTRKRGQEEHQEEHQNKRHKKQDQAV; the protein is encoded by the exons atggag CTCCTCATGATGACAAATCCAACAGCCCAGAAGAAATATGTGCCAAGGCATGAATATGAAGAGCAGCCTACACCATCCAGGAAGATGCAGATCACAAAACAAGAAGCATGGGCAATGATGGCTAAAGAACTGTGTAAGGACCTGGATGAAGATGAGGAAGAACAGAAAGAAGACAAGACGGGAGAAAAGAAAGAGATCAAGATCAGAATTAAGATCGGCACCAGAAAAAGAGGCCAGGAGGAGCACCAGGAGGAGCACCAGAATAAGCGTCACAAGAAGCAAGACCAGGCAGTGTAA